One Desulfonatronovibrio hydrogenovorans DSM 9292 DNA segment encodes these proteins:
- a CDS encoding glutamate synthase, with the protein MCRLFSLTSTEPMSPMKAIEALDMMKEGHDGSGIGLFLSDLDGPFSKFKDLPILSGIFTRDGLRRLEEFMSGQGFIPKHMLTLDAKNDPPPGTPRRETYLVQVYEPPASWQYLDQSVQEKKLTGIRLKLRHMGEAEGDMVVFSFWPDVIMIKEVGDPMEIGTYLGLDREEIYARRILAQGRQNTNYGINLYACHPFFIQGVSTMTNGENTAFVPIKEYLSSQGVVGYEGYQSDSEVFTHILHFTLKELGLGIEAYKHVITPLQESDLAAHPDRDFLHKLRQSCRRLIIDGPNCVIGCLPDKTMFMVQDRKKLRPGIVGGRSGLFAFSSEACGLDAVVPDRDKTKDFQPMHLDTVIVSPDCKEVRTCRQTQPLPLQH; encoded by the coding sequence ATGTGTCGACTGTTTTCTTTGACCAGCACCGAACCCATGTCACCCATGAAGGCCATAGAAGCGCTGGATATGATGAAGGAGGGTCATGACGGTTCAGGGATCGGTCTCTTTCTGAGCGACCTGGACGGCCCGTTCAGCAAATTCAAGGACCTGCCCATCCTTTCCGGCATTTTTACCAGAGACGGTCTCAGACGTCTTGAAGAATTCATGTCGGGCCAGGGCTTTATCCCCAAACACATGCTCACCCTGGATGCCAAAAATGATCCTCCCCCCGGAACCCCCAGGAGGGAGACTTATCTGGTCCAGGTTTACGAACCTCCGGCCAGCTGGCAATACCTGGATCAGTCGGTCCAGGAAAAAAAACTGACCGGGATCAGGCTCAAGCTCCGGCACATGGGCGAGGCCGAGGGAGACATGGTGGTCTTCAGCTTCTGGCCGGATGTGATCATGATCAAAGAGGTGGGCGATCCCATGGAGATCGGAACCTATCTCGGCCTGGACCGAGAAGAGATTTACGCCCGCCGAATCCTGGCTCAGGGCAGGCAGAATACCAACTACGGGATCAACCTTTATGCCTGCCATCCCTTCTTTATTCAGGGCGTGTCCACCATGACCAATGGTGAAAACACGGCTTTTGTCCCCATCAAGGAATATCTGAGCAGCCAGGGGGTGGTGGGGTACGAAGGCTATCAGTCCGACTCAGAGGTGTTCACCCATATTCTGCATTTCACTCTCAAGGAGCTGGGACTGGGCATTGAGGCCTATAAACATGTCATCACCCCGTTACAGGAGTCGGACCTGGCAGCTCATCCTGACCGGGATTTTCTGCATAAACTGAGACAGTCCTGTCGGAGACTGATCATTGACGGCCCCAATTGTGTCATCGGCTGTCTTCCGGACAAGACCATGTTCATGGTTCAGGACCGCAAGAAACTTAGGCCCGGAATAGTGGGAGGCAGGTCAGGTCTGTTTGCCTTTTCCTCGGAAGCCTGCGGTCTTGATGCCGTGGTTCCTGACCGGGACAAAACAAAGGATTTTCAGCCCATGCATCTTGATACGGTAATTGTTTCACCAGATTGCAAGGAGGTAAGGACATGCAGGCAAACGCAGCCGTTACCCCTTCAACATTAA
- a CDS encoding glutamate synthase-related protein, with product MQANAAVTPSTLSVQDLPWQIHWDRYTCTLCGRCTSVCPVNAIELGVFRKREIATPPFGLQEKPSSGFNIYYGIRQRTDPGYACIGCSMCNMVCPNNAIRTVKSETADLLRFHRDRGGQPRTRGGRRNNQQSVLDQIKFIRISMLTDPALDAGRHEFELKTLIGRILSPAKAIKAQQEKGWMPPVREVYPLLIGGMSFGALSPNMWEGLQMGVAYLNEELKMPVRMCTGEGGCPPRLLRSRFLKYVILQIASGYFGWDEIVHAIPEMKEDPCAVEIKYGQGAKPGDGGLLQWHKVNQLIAAIRGVPPGVSLPSPPTHQTKYSIEEAVAKMIQSMSMAWGFRVPVYPKISATSTSLAVLNNLTRNPYAAGLAIDGEDGGTGAAYNVSMNHMGHPIASNVRDCYLNLVKLGMQNELPIIAGGGTGKNGNLAANAAALIMLGASAVQIGKYIMQAAAGCLGTEGDRCNICNIGRCPKGITSQDPRLYRRLDPEKVAERVVDVYVSFDIELKKIVAPLGRSTSLPIGMSDALGIADRAAADRLQIKYVV from the coding sequence ATGCAGGCAAACGCAGCCGTTACCCCTTCAACATTAAGCGTTCAGGATCTGCCCTGGCAGATCCATTGGGACAGGTATACCTGCACTCTTTGCGGCAGGTGTACATCGGTGTGTCCGGTCAATGCCATAGAACTGGGAGTGTTCCGGAAACGGGAAATTGCAACTCCGCCATTTGGACTCCAGGAAAAGCCATCATCCGGATTCAACATATATTATGGAATCCGGCAGCGCACTGATCCCGGGTATGCCTGCATTGGGTGCTCCATGTGCAATATGGTCTGTCCCAACAATGCCATCAGGACCGTTAAATCTGAAACAGCTGATCTGCTCAGGTTTCATCGGGACAGGGGGGGGCAGCCCAGGACCAGAGGAGGCCGTCGCAACAACCAGCAAAGCGTTCTGGATCAGATCAAGTTCATCCGGATATCCATGCTCACAGATCCGGCCCTGGATGCAGGCAGGCACGAGTTTGAGCTGAAGACCCTTATCGGCCGGATTCTTTCGCCGGCCAAGGCCATCAAGGCCCAGCAGGAAAAAGGGTGGATGCCCCCGGTCAGGGAGGTCTATCCCCTGCTCATCGGAGGGATGAGTTTTGGAGCCCTTTCTCCGAACATGTGGGAAGGTCTGCAGATGGGTGTGGCATATCTGAATGAAGAGCTGAAAATGCCGGTCCGGATGTGTACTGGTGAAGGCGGGTGTCCCCCGAGGCTTCTGCGTTCCCGTTTTCTCAAGTATGTGATTCTGCAGATAGCCAGCGGTTACTTCGGCTGGGACGAGATTGTTCACGCTATTCCCGAAATGAAGGAAGACCCATGCGCTGTGGAGATCAAGTACGGCCAGGGAGCCAAGCCGGGTGATGGCGGGCTGCTGCAATGGCATAAGGTCAACCAGCTCATTGCAGCCATTCGCGGAGTTCCTCCTGGAGTGAGCCTGCCCAGTCCTCCCACCCATCAGACCAAGTACTCCATTGAAGAGGCAGTGGCCAAAATGATCCAGTCCATGTCCATGGCCTGGGGGTTCAGAGTTCCGGTCTATCCCAAGATTTCCGCCACCAGCACTTCCCTGGCTGTGCTGAATAACCTGACCAGGAATCCTTATGCAGCAGGCCTGGCCATTGACGGTGAAGACGGAGGAACCGGGGCGGCCTACAATGTATCCATGAATCATATGGGCCATCCCATCGCCTCCAATGTCAGGGACTGTTACCTGAATCTGGTCAAGCTGGGCATGCAGAATGAATTGCCCATCATTGCCGGAGGGGGAACCGGCAAGAACGGAAACCTGGCTGCCAATGCCGCTGCATTGATCATGCTTGGAGCCAGTGCCGTCCAGATCGGAAAATACATTATGCAGGCAGCTGCCGGATGCCTGGGAACCGAGGGTGACCGGTGCAATATCTGTAACATCGGCCGTTGTCCCAAGGGCATAACCTCCCAGGATCCGCGCCTTTACCGGCGTCTGGATCCGGAAAAGGTGGCTGAACGGGTGGTTGATGTTTATGTCAGTTTTGACATTGAGCTGAAGAAAATAGTTGCCCCCCTGGGAAGGTCTACATCCCTGCCCATTGGCATGTCCGATGCTCTGGGCATTGCAGACAGGGCTGCTGCAGACAGGCTGCAGATAAAGTATGTGGTTTAA